The Aphis gossypii isolate Hap1 chromosome 3, ASM2018417v2, whole genome shotgun sequence genome includes a region encoding these proteins:
- the LOC114121425 gene encoding uncharacterized protein LOC114121425 isoform X5 → MGSEHDETNCSSSDNNVLLSSNFALSSSLSSIITRGSIENSFFTIIDPTITNTTEIEEIVNIWVKKFKENPRTGTIKLFAVIINCFDVDVCEDAFIQFNCVQIFARINKCFETLTKTGSLISPEKVKKSIDVQKSLELFTAIFHYHNNLFFENDANKSYFIFLRDILTKISQSDFIGPRLLATSFGLKIVTGLIQSNNVELIKNDLDIFYTEFLIKRWKDTICIIREQVLLELIIWINIDSINFINDFWMYIYWALGDQSTSVQNIALKISNDILNMHSNIPKVKMLIKKIISVLANLLLSSNDGVVISALNLYSILPSVDEEDYMNKVESIALELIFSEKSKIARVAAKHFMNQMVNSQPNVLEQLKVLIVILEGVPLQIKLIASSFFVDAIYDLCPVLTDFKLISQLLSLDNLEDTEKHNLLILLMYVVKWLITGVKPEQKIAFMGDQNDTSNILSQKNALIKIWSLAKYNFIPEDLEPLKYLSYYVTNLNNNSPTNIIVSEFALSAFMEVFRRTILNVPTNIQNNVYFEQSENIVENTYITFLNAMLITSSKYDPQMINICETAFLIVDDLLRIRFNIDNTNYLLDDDQNIKLNEFIFSLCHNCEYNDDLNILRLVEIFIQLIQDGLIEINHLITLLQFVKKELIEYALGPVFNYFCKKETGDQLSDVINLYLVYMYENIISQKSNFKNYTLKDLTDVATIITRILCQCTDQIGKRLVSTNIHRHGIQYAMNDSLSNPYSEYPFKQFFWILVSMCDILIPYDAQRLASDFISKPATQELINADNEYVLGYLYKLLELYDTQKS, encoded by the exons ATGGGTTCGGAACATGATGAAACTAATTGCTCTTCGAGTGACAACAATGTTTTGCTTTCATCCAATTTTGCACTGTCTTCTAGTT TGTCATCGATAATCACAAGAGGTTcaattgaaaatagtttttttaccataataGATCCTACCATTACTAATACTACAGAAATAGAA gaaaTAGTGAATATTtgggtaaaaaaatttaaagaaaatcctAGAACTGGTACAATTAAGTTATTTgctgttataattaattgcttTGATGTTGATGTTTGTGAAGAtgcatttattcaatttaattgtgTTCAAATCTTTGcaagaattaataaatgttttgaaacattg ACAAAGACTGGTTCATTGATTTCTCccgaaaaagtaaaaaaatcaatagatgTTCAAAAATCATTGGAACTTTTTACTgcaatttttcattatcataataacttattttttgaaaatgatgcGAATAAAAGCTATTTTATATTCCTGAGAGATATTCTTACTAAAATATCACAATCTGATTTTATTGGACCTAGACTTCTAGCTACAAGTTTTG gctTAAAAATAGTGACTGGTTTAATACAATCCAATAATGTAGAACTTATAAAGAACGatcttgatatattttatacagaatttttaataaaacgatgGAA GGatactatttgtattatacgaGAACAAGTATTATTAGAACTAATAATTTGGATTAATATTGATTCTATTAACTTTATCAATGATTTTTGGATGTATATTTATTGGGCATTAGGAGATCAAAGCACAAGTGTACAAAACATAGCTCTTAAg ATTtctaatgatatattaaatatgcacAGTAATATTCCAAAAGTGAagatgttgataaaaaaaataatttctgttCTAGCTAATCTACTTTTATCATCTAATGATGGAGTGGTAATTTcagcattaaatttatactccATATTGCCAag tGTAGACGAAGAAGATTACATGAATAAGGTTGAGTCAATAGCATTAGAGttaattttttctgaaaaatctaaaattgccCGAGTTGcagcaaaacattttatgaatcaaATGGTCAATTCACAACCAAATGTACTTGAACAATTGAAAGttctaatagttattttagaaGGTGTTCCTTTACAGATAAAATTGATTGCAAGCTCCTTTTTTGTCGATGCTATTTATGACCTATGCCCTGTACTGacagattttaaattgatatctcaattattaagtttagacAATCTTGAAGATACAGAAAAACACAATCTTTTGATTTTACTTATGTATGTTGTTAAATGGTTAATTACTGGTGTTAAACCAGAACAGAAAATTGCTTTTATGGGAGACCAAAATGAT acatcaaatatattgagtcaaaaaaatgctttaattaaaatatggtctctagcaaaatataactttataccTGAAGATTTGGAAccgttgaaatatttatcttattatgtaacaaacctaaacaataattcaccaaccaatataattgtttct gaatTTGCCTTAAGTGCTTTTATGGAAGTATTCAGaagaacaatattaaatgtaccaacaaatattcaaaataatgtttattttgaacaatctgaaaatattgtggaaaatacatatattacttttttaaatgccATGTTAATTACATCAAGTAAATATGACCCTCAAATGATAAACATCTGTGAAACT gcatttttaattgttgatgATTTATTACGAATTAGATTTAACATagacaatacaaattatttacttgatgatgatcaaaatataaaattaaatgagtttattttttctttatgtcATAACTgtg aatacaatgatgatttaaatattttaagacttgtagaaatatttatacaacttatACAGGATGGTCTTAtcgaaataaatcatttaattacactattacaatttgtaaaaaag GAATTGATTGAATATGCACTTGGAccagtttttaattacttttgcaAAAAAGAAACAGGAGATCAACTAAGcgatgtaattaatttatacttggtatatatgtatgaaaatattatttctcagAAATCaaacttcaaaaattatacactaaaAGATTTA actGATGTGGCTACTATAATAACACGCATCTTATGTCAATGTACGGATCAGATAGGAAAACGATTGGTATCAACAAATATTCATCGACATGGTATCCAATATGCGATGAATGATTCACTAAGTAATCCTTACAGTGAATAtccatttaaacaatttttttggatTCTGGTATCTATGTGTGATATATTAATCCCATACGATGCTCAACGTTT AGCTAgtgattttattagtaaacCTGCTACACAAGAATTAATTAATGCTGACAATGAATATGTACTCggatatttgtataaattattagaattatatgatactcaaaaaagttaa
- the LOC114121425 gene encoding uncharacterized protein LOC114121425 isoform X2 encodes MGSEHDETNCSSSDNNVLLSSNFALSSSLSSIITRGSIENSFFTIIDPTITNTTEIEEIVNIWVKKFKENPRTGTIKLFAVIINCFDVDVCEDAFIQFNCVQIFARINKCFETLTKTGSLISPEKVKKSIDVQKSLELFTAIFHYHNNLFFENDANKSYFIFLRDILTKISQSDFIGPRLLATSFGLKIVTGLIQSNNVELIKNDLDIFYTEFLIKRWKDTICIIREQVLLELIIWINIDSINFINDFWMYIYWALGDQSTSVQNIALKISNDILNMHSNIPKVKMLIKKIISVLANLLLSSNDGVVISALNLYSILPSVDEEDYMNKVESIALELIFSEKSKIARVAAKHFMNQMVNSQPNIKLIASSFFVDAIYDLCPVLTDFKLISQLLSLDNLEDTEKHNLLILLMYVVKWLITGVKPEQKIAFMGDQNDIIQLHINTVEKIEYTTYMVIHLINQFKECDIPTHAFSLWILLQFIDFKLLQGSKIISDILDQGSLFYHTWNIPTILEMISKCLHIMTSNLEGSDQSLCLKFIKDIAQENINILKAEIENPTKNTSNILSQKNALIKIWSLAKYNFIPEDLEPLKYLSYYVTNLNNNSPTNIIVSEFALSAFMEVFRRTILNVPTNIQNNVYFEQSENIVENTYITFLNAMLITSSKYDPQMINICETAFLIVDDLLRIRFNIDNTNYLLDDDQNIKLNEFIFSLCHNCEYNDDLNILRLVEIFIQLIQDGLIEINHLITLLQFVKKELIEYALGPVFNYFCKKETGDQLSDVINLYLVYMYENIISQKSNFKNYTLKDLTDVATIITRILCQCTDQIGKRLVSTNIHRHGIQYAMNDSLSNPYSEYPFKQFFWILVSMCDILIPYDAQRLASDFISKPATQELINADNEYVLGYLYKLLELYDTQKS; translated from the exons ATGGGTTCGGAACATGATGAAACTAATTGCTCTTCGAGTGACAACAATGTTTTGCTTTCATCCAATTTTGCACTGTCTTCTAGTT TGTCATCGATAATCACAAGAGGTTcaattgaaaatagtttttttaccataataGATCCTACCATTACTAATACTACAGAAATAGAA gaaaTAGTGAATATTtgggtaaaaaaatttaaagaaaatcctAGAACTGGTACAATTAAGTTATTTgctgttataattaattgcttTGATGTTGATGTTTGTGAAGAtgcatttattcaatttaattgtgTTCAAATCTTTGcaagaattaataaatgttttgaaacattg ACAAAGACTGGTTCATTGATTTCTCccgaaaaagtaaaaaaatcaatagatgTTCAAAAATCATTGGAACTTTTTACTgcaatttttcattatcataataacttattttttgaaaatgatgcGAATAAAAGCTATTTTATATTCCTGAGAGATATTCTTACTAAAATATCACAATCTGATTTTATTGGACCTAGACTTCTAGCTACAAGTTTTG gctTAAAAATAGTGACTGGTTTAATACAATCCAATAATGTAGAACTTATAAAGAACGatcttgatatattttatacagaatttttaataaaacgatgGAA GGatactatttgtattatacgaGAACAAGTATTATTAGAACTAATAATTTGGATTAATATTGATTCTATTAACTTTATCAATGATTTTTGGATGTATATTTATTGGGCATTAGGAGATCAAAGCACAAGTGTACAAAACATAGCTCTTAAg ATTtctaatgatatattaaatatgcacAGTAATATTCCAAAAGTGAagatgttgataaaaaaaataatttctgttCTAGCTAATCTACTTTTATCATCTAATGATGGAGTGGTAATTTcagcattaaatttatactccATATTGCCAag tGTAGACGAAGAAGATTACATGAATAAGGTTGAGTCAATAGCATTAGAGttaattttttctgaaaaatctaaaattgccCGAGTTGcagcaaaacattttatgaatcaaATGGTCAATTCACAACCAAAT ATAAAATTGATTGCAAGCTCCTTTTTTGTCGATGCTATTTATGACCTATGCCCTGTACTGacagattttaaattgatatctcaattattaagtttagacAATCTTGAAGATACAGAAAAACACAATCTTTTGATTTTACTTATGTATGTTGTTAAATGGTTAATTACTGGTGTTAAACCAGAACAGAAAATTGCTTTTATGGGAGACCAAAATGAT attattcagttacatattaatacagttgaaaaaatagaatatactacttatatggtgatacatttaataaatcaatttaaagaatgtgatatacctacacatgCATTTTCACTATGGATTTTACTTCAGTTTatcgattttaaattacttcaaGGTAGTAAG ataatatctgATATATTAGATCAAGGatctttattttatcacaCTTGGAATATTCCTACTATTTTAGAGATGATTTCAAAATGCCTTCATATTATGACATCAAATCTAGAAGGTTCTGATCAAAGCctgtgtttgaaatttattaaagatataGCACaagagaatattaatattttaaaagctgAAATCGAAAATCctactaaaaat acatcaaatatattgagtcaaaaaaatgctttaattaaaatatggtctctagcaaaatataactttataccTGAAGATTTGGAAccgttgaaatatttatcttattatgtaacaaacctaaacaataattcaccaaccaatataattgtttct gaatTTGCCTTAAGTGCTTTTATGGAAGTATTCAGaagaacaatattaaatgtaccaacaaatattcaaaataatgtttattttgaacaatctgaaaatattgtggaaaatacatatattacttttttaaatgccATGTTAATTACATCAAGTAAATATGACCCTCAAATGATAAACATCTGTGAAACT gcatttttaattgttgatgATTTATTACGAATTAGATTTAACATagacaatacaaattatttacttgatgatgatcaaaatataaaattaaatgagtttattttttctttatgtcATAACTgtg aatacaatgatgatttaaatattttaagacttgtagaaatatttatacaacttatACAGGATGGTCTTAtcgaaataaatcatttaattacactattacaatttgtaaaaaag GAATTGATTGAATATGCACTTGGAccagtttttaattacttttgcaAAAAAGAAACAGGAGATCAACTAAGcgatgtaattaatttatacttggtatatatgtatgaaaatattatttctcagAAATCaaacttcaaaaattatacactaaaAGATTTA actGATGTGGCTACTATAATAACACGCATCTTATGTCAATGTACGGATCAGATAGGAAAACGATTGGTATCAACAAATATTCATCGACATGGTATCCAATATGCGATGAATGATTCACTAAGTAATCCTTACAGTGAATAtccatttaaacaatttttttggatTCTGGTATCTATGTGTGATATATTAATCCCATACGATGCTCAACGTTT AGCTAgtgattttattagtaaacCTGCTACACAAGAATTAATTAATGCTGACAATGAATATGTACTCggatatttgtataaattattagaattatatgatactcaaaaaagttaa
- the LOC114121425 gene encoding uncharacterized protein LOC114121425 isoform X4, giving the protein MGSEHDETNCSSSDNNVLLSSNFALSSSLSSIITRGSIENSFFTIIDPTITNTTEIEEIVNIWVKKFKENPRTGTIKLFAVIINCFDVDVCEDAFIQFNCVQIFARINKCFETLTKTGSLISPEKVKKSIDVQKSLELFTAIFHYHNNLFFENDANKSYFIFLRDILTKISQSDFIGPRLLATSFGLKIVTGLIQSNNVELIKNDLDIFYTEFLIKRWKDTICIIREQVLLELIIWINIDSINFINDFWMYIYWALGDQSTSVQNIALKISNDILNMHSNIPKVKMLIKKIISVLANLLLSSNDGVVISALNLYSILPSVDEEDYMNKVESIALELIFSEKSKIARVAAKHFMNQMVNSQPNVLEQLKVLIVILEGVPLQIKLIASSFFVDAIYDLCPVLTDFKLISQLLSLDNLEDTEKHNLLILLMYVVKWLITGVKPEQKIAFMGDQNDIIQLHINTVEKIEYTTYMVIHLINQFKECDIPTHAFSLWILLQFIDFKLLQGSKTSNILSQKNALIKIWSLAKYNFIPEDLEPLKYLSYYVTNLNNNSPTNIIVSEFALSAFMEVFRRTILNVPTNIQNNVYFEQSENIVENTYITFLNAMLITSSKYDPQMINICETAFLIVDDLLRIRFNIDNTNYLLDDDQNIKLNEFIFSLCHNCEYNDDLNILRLVEIFIQLIQDGLIEINHLITLLQFVKKELIEYALGPVFNYFCKKETGDQLSDVINLYLVYMYENIISQKSNFKNYTLKDLTDVATIITRILCQCTDQIGKRLVSTNIHRHGIQYAMNDSLSNPYSEYPFKQFFWILVSMCDILIPYDAQRLASDFISKPATQELINADNEYVLGYLYKLLELYDTQKS; this is encoded by the exons ATGGGTTCGGAACATGATGAAACTAATTGCTCTTCGAGTGACAACAATGTTTTGCTTTCATCCAATTTTGCACTGTCTTCTAGTT TGTCATCGATAATCACAAGAGGTTcaattgaaaatagtttttttaccataataGATCCTACCATTACTAATACTACAGAAATAGAA gaaaTAGTGAATATTtgggtaaaaaaatttaaagaaaatcctAGAACTGGTACAATTAAGTTATTTgctgttataattaattgcttTGATGTTGATGTTTGTGAAGAtgcatttattcaatttaattgtgTTCAAATCTTTGcaagaattaataaatgttttgaaacattg ACAAAGACTGGTTCATTGATTTCTCccgaaaaagtaaaaaaatcaatagatgTTCAAAAATCATTGGAACTTTTTACTgcaatttttcattatcataataacttattttttgaaaatgatgcGAATAAAAGCTATTTTATATTCCTGAGAGATATTCTTACTAAAATATCACAATCTGATTTTATTGGACCTAGACTTCTAGCTACAAGTTTTG gctTAAAAATAGTGACTGGTTTAATACAATCCAATAATGTAGAACTTATAAAGAACGatcttgatatattttatacagaatttttaataaaacgatgGAA GGatactatttgtattatacgaGAACAAGTATTATTAGAACTAATAATTTGGATTAATATTGATTCTATTAACTTTATCAATGATTTTTGGATGTATATTTATTGGGCATTAGGAGATCAAAGCACAAGTGTACAAAACATAGCTCTTAAg ATTtctaatgatatattaaatatgcacAGTAATATTCCAAAAGTGAagatgttgataaaaaaaataatttctgttCTAGCTAATCTACTTTTATCATCTAATGATGGAGTGGTAATTTcagcattaaatttatactccATATTGCCAag tGTAGACGAAGAAGATTACATGAATAAGGTTGAGTCAATAGCATTAGAGttaattttttctgaaaaatctaaaattgccCGAGTTGcagcaaaacattttatgaatcaaATGGTCAATTCACAACCAAATGTACTTGAACAATTGAAAGttctaatagttattttagaaGGTGTTCCTTTACAGATAAAATTGATTGCAAGCTCCTTTTTTGTCGATGCTATTTATGACCTATGCCCTGTACTGacagattttaaattgatatctcaattattaagtttagacAATCTTGAAGATACAGAAAAACACAATCTTTTGATTTTACTTATGTATGTTGTTAAATGGTTAATTACTGGTGTTAAACCAGAACAGAAAATTGCTTTTATGGGAGACCAAAATGAT attattcagttacatattaatacagttgaaaaaatagaatatactacttatatggtgatacatttaataaatcaatttaaagaatgtgatatacctacacatgCATTTTCACTATGGATTTTACTTCAGTTTatcgattttaaattacttcaaGGTAGTAAG acatcaaatatattgagtcaaaaaaatgctttaattaaaatatggtctctagcaaaatataactttataccTGAAGATTTGGAAccgttgaaatatttatcttattatgtaacaaacctaaacaataattcaccaaccaatataattgtttct gaatTTGCCTTAAGTGCTTTTATGGAAGTATTCAGaagaacaatattaaatgtaccaacaaatattcaaaataatgtttattttgaacaatctgaaaatattgtggaaaatacatatattacttttttaaatgccATGTTAATTACATCAAGTAAATATGACCCTCAAATGATAAACATCTGTGAAACT gcatttttaattgttgatgATTTATTACGAATTAGATTTAACATagacaatacaaattatttacttgatgatgatcaaaatataaaattaaatgagtttattttttctttatgtcATAACTgtg aatacaatgatgatttaaatattttaagacttgtagaaatatttatacaacttatACAGGATGGTCTTAtcgaaataaatcatttaattacactattacaatttgtaaaaaag GAATTGATTGAATATGCACTTGGAccagtttttaattacttttgcaAAAAAGAAACAGGAGATCAACTAAGcgatgtaattaatttatacttggtatatatgtatgaaaatattatttctcagAAATCaaacttcaaaaattatacactaaaAGATTTA actGATGTGGCTACTATAATAACACGCATCTTATGTCAATGTACGGATCAGATAGGAAAACGATTGGTATCAACAAATATTCATCGACATGGTATCCAATATGCGATGAATGATTCACTAAGTAATCCTTACAGTGAATAtccatttaaacaatttttttggatTCTGGTATCTATGTGTGATATATTAATCCCATACGATGCTCAACGTTT AGCTAgtgattttattagtaaacCTGCTACACAAGAATTAATTAATGCTGACAATGAATATGTACTCggatatttgtataaattattagaattatatgatactcaaaaaagttaa
- the LOC114121425 gene encoding uncharacterized protein LOC114121425 isoform X1, whose amino-acid sequence MGSEHDETNCSSSDNNVLLSSNFALSSSLSSIITRGSIENSFFTIIDPTITNTTEIEEIVNIWVKKFKENPRTGTIKLFAVIINCFDVDVCEDAFIQFNCVQIFARINKCFETLTKTGSLISPEKVKKSIDVQKSLELFTAIFHYHNNLFFENDANKSYFIFLRDILTKISQSDFIGPRLLATSFGLKIVTGLIQSNNVELIKNDLDIFYTEFLIKRWKDTICIIREQVLLELIIWINIDSINFINDFWMYIYWALGDQSTSVQNIALKISNDILNMHSNIPKVKMLIKKIISVLANLLLSSNDGVVISALNLYSILPSVDEEDYMNKVESIALELIFSEKSKIARVAAKHFMNQMVNSQPNVLEQLKVLIVILEGVPLQIKLIASSFFVDAIYDLCPVLTDFKLISQLLSLDNLEDTEKHNLLILLMYVVKWLITGVKPEQKIAFMGDQNDIIQLHINTVEKIEYTTYMVIHLINQFKECDIPTHAFSLWILLQFIDFKLLQGSKIISDILDQGSLFYHTWNIPTILEMISKCLHIMTSNLEGSDQSLCLKFIKDIAQENINILKAEIENPTKNTSNILSQKNALIKIWSLAKYNFIPEDLEPLKYLSYYVTNLNNNSPTNIIVSEFALSAFMEVFRRTILNVPTNIQNNVYFEQSENIVENTYITFLNAMLITSSKYDPQMINICETAFLIVDDLLRIRFNIDNTNYLLDDDQNIKLNEFIFSLCHNCEYNDDLNILRLVEIFIQLIQDGLIEINHLITLLQFVKKELIEYALGPVFNYFCKKETGDQLSDVINLYLVYMYENIISQKSNFKNYTLKDLTDVATIITRILCQCTDQIGKRLVSTNIHRHGIQYAMNDSLSNPYSEYPFKQFFWILVSMCDILIPYDAQRLASDFISKPATQELINADNEYVLGYLYKLLELYDTQKS is encoded by the exons ATGGGTTCGGAACATGATGAAACTAATTGCTCTTCGAGTGACAACAATGTTTTGCTTTCATCCAATTTTGCACTGTCTTCTAGTT TGTCATCGATAATCACAAGAGGTTcaattgaaaatagtttttttaccataataGATCCTACCATTACTAATACTACAGAAATAGAA gaaaTAGTGAATATTtgggtaaaaaaatttaaagaaaatcctAGAACTGGTACAATTAAGTTATTTgctgttataattaattgcttTGATGTTGATGTTTGTGAAGAtgcatttattcaatttaattgtgTTCAAATCTTTGcaagaattaataaatgttttgaaacattg ACAAAGACTGGTTCATTGATTTCTCccgaaaaagtaaaaaaatcaatagatgTTCAAAAATCATTGGAACTTTTTACTgcaatttttcattatcataataacttattttttgaaaatgatgcGAATAAAAGCTATTTTATATTCCTGAGAGATATTCTTACTAAAATATCACAATCTGATTTTATTGGACCTAGACTTCTAGCTACAAGTTTTG gctTAAAAATAGTGACTGGTTTAATACAATCCAATAATGTAGAACTTATAAAGAACGatcttgatatattttatacagaatttttaataaaacgatgGAA GGatactatttgtattatacgaGAACAAGTATTATTAGAACTAATAATTTGGATTAATATTGATTCTATTAACTTTATCAATGATTTTTGGATGTATATTTATTGGGCATTAGGAGATCAAAGCACAAGTGTACAAAACATAGCTCTTAAg ATTtctaatgatatattaaatatgcacAGTAATATTCCAAAAGTGAagatgttgataaaaaaaataatttctgttCTAGCTAATCTACTTTTATCATCTAATGATGGAGTGGTAATTTcagcattaaatttatactccATATTGCCAag tGTAGACGAAGAAGATTACATGAATAAGGTTGAGTCAATAGCATTAGAGttaattttttctgaaaaatctaaaattgccCGAGTTGcagcaaaacattttatgaatcaaATGGTCAATTCACAACCAAATGTACTTGAACAATTGAAAGttctaatagttattttagaaGGTGTTCCTTTACAGATAAAATTGATTGCAAGCTCCTTTTTTGTCGATGCTATTTATGACCTATGCCCTGTACTGacagattttaaattgatatctcaattattaagtttagacAATCTTGAAGATACAGAAAAACACAATCTTTTGATTTTACTTATGTATGTTGTTAAATGGTTAATTACTGGTGTTAAACCAGAACAGAAAATTGCTTTTATGGGAGACCAAAATGAT attattcagttacatattaatacagttgaaaaaatagaatatactacttatatggtgatacatttaataaatcaatttaaagaatgtgatatacctacacatgCATTTTCACTATGGATTTTACTTCAGTTTatcgattttaaattacttcaaGGTAGTAAG ataatatctgATATATTAGATCAAGGatctttattttatcacaCTTGGAATATTCCTACTATTTTAGAGATGATTTCAAAATGCCTTCATATTATGACATCAAATCTAGAAGGTTCTGATCAAAGCctgtgtttgaaatttattaaagatataGCACaagagaatattaatattttaaaagctgAAATCGAAAATCctactaaaaat acatcaaatatattgagtcaaaaaaatgctttaattaaaatatggtctctagcaaaatataactttataccTGAAGATTTGGAAccgttgaaatatttatcttattatgtaacaaacctaaacaataattcaccaaccaatataattgtttct gaatTTGCCTTAAGTGCTTTTATGGAAGTATTCAGaagaacaatattaaatgtaccaacaaatattcaaaataatgtttattttgaacaatctgaaaatattgtggaaaatacatatattacttttttaaatgccATGTTAATTACATCAAGTAAATATGACCCTCAAATGATAAACATCTGTGAAACT gcatttttaattgttgatgATTTATTACGAATTAGATTTAACATagacaatacaaattatttacttgatgatgatcaaaatataaaattaaatgagtttattttttctttatgtcATAACTgtg aatacaatgatgatttaaatattttaagacttgtagaaatatttatacaacttatACAGGATGGTCTTAtcgaaataaatcatttaattacactattacaatttgtaaaaaag GAATTGATTGAATATGCACTTGGAccagtttttaattacttttgcaAAAAAGAAACAGGAGATCAACTAAGcgatgtaattaatttatacttggtatatatgtatgaaaatattatttctcagAAATCaaacttcaaaaattatacactaaaAGATTTA actGATGTGGCTACTATAATAACACGCATCTTATGTCAATGTACGGATCAGATAGGAAAACGATTGGTATCAACAAATATTCATCGACATGGTATCCAATATGCGATGAATGATTCACTAAGTAATCCTTACAGTGAATAtccatttaaacaatttttttggatTCTGGTATCTATGTGTGATATATTAATCCCATACGATGCTCAACGTTT AGCTAgtgattttattagtaaacCTGCTACACAAGAATTAATTAATGCTGACAATGAATATGTACTCggatatttgtataaattattagaattatatgatactcaaaaaagttaa